A single window of Candidatus Eremiobacterota bacterium DNA harbors:
- a CDS encoding TetR/AcrR family transcriptional regulator: MTIHHSRQQEIVETARKIISTSGMQGLTINAIAKELKLTDGALYRHFKSKREILEFLIHEIDETLTDLFESTVASIEDPLKALEIVFASHLSYAEQRKGVSFIIITETLNLNDKKLQKKMKEVLDRYIGRIENLLSEGIRKGMVREDIDPSSASIVYFGIIQSTVTLWALSGYRHSLKRGYLKLFRIFKSGIAQSPLH; this comes from the coding sequence ATGACAATTCATCATTCACGCCAGCAGGAAATAGTAGAAACGGCAAGAAAAATTATCTCTACATCGGGGATGCAGGGCCTCACCATCAATGCCATCGCAAAGGAACTGAAACTGACCGACGGCGCTCTTTACAGGCATTTTAAAAGCAAGAGGGAGATCCTGGAATTCCTTATTCATGAGATAGATGAAACACTCACGGACCTCTTTGAATCGACAGTCGCAAGCATTGAAGACCCCCTGAAGGCACTTGAAATAGTCTTCGCCTCCCATCTTTCCTACGCCGAGCAGAGAAAGGGCGTATCCTTCATCATCATCACCGAGACGCTTAACCTCAATGATAAGAAGCTTCAGAAAAAAATGAAAGAAGTTCTGGACAGGTACATAGGCAGGATCGAAAATCTGCTCTCGGAGGGGATAAGGAAGGGAATGGTCAGGGAAGATATTGATCCTTCCTCTGCCAGCATTGTTTATTTCGGTATAATCCAGTCTACCGTTACGTTATGGGCGCTTTCCGGCTATCGGCACTCATTGAAGCGAGGATATCTGAAGCTATTTAGAATCTTCAAGTCGGGAATTGCGCAGTCACCTCTCCATTAG